The Ketogulonicigenium vulgare WSH-001 genome includes a region encoding these proteins:
- a CDS encoding SDR family oxidoreductase has translation MSDDKNTAHPAYPMPPYPAQTQPAPGSFLKMDPRPDHGETTYKGSGRLTGKRAFITGGDSGIGRAVAIAFAREGADVAIGYLNDAEDADAKDTLRMIEAAGQRGLLIPGDIADADFCRSAIARVVEAFGGIDILVNNAAHQSEFSEIEDYADAEWEKTFAVNIHAMFYLVKAAVPHMQAGASIINSTSVNADQPSPAMVAYAATKGAIQNFTGGLAHLLAKRAIRVNCVAPGPVWTPLQPASKSAEDVAQFGANSPMGRPGQPAELASAYVMLADPISSYTSGATIAVTGGRPMI, from the coding sequence ATGAGCGATGATAAGAACACGGCGCATCCCGCATATCCCATGCCACCCTACCCTGCGCAAACACAGCCCGCGCCGGGTTCGTTTCTTAAAATGGACCCCCGGCCCGATCATGGCGAGACAACCTATAAGGGCAGCGGCAGGCTAACGGGAAAAAGGGCTTTCATCACCGGCGGTGATAGCGGCATTGGTCGCGCTGTCGCGATCGCATTTGCCCGCGAAGGTGCCGATGTCGCGATCGGATATCTGAATGACGCCGAAGACGCCGATGCCAAGGACACGTTGCGCATGATCGAGGCCGCAGGCCAACGCGGCCTGTTGATCCCCGGCGATATCGCAGATGCAGATTTTTGTCGCAGCGCTATTGCCCGCGTGGTCGAGGCCTTTGGCGGCATTGATATTCTGGTCAACAACGCCGCCCATCAGTCAGAGTTTTCCGAAATCGAGGACTATGCTGATGCCGAATGGGAAAAGACATTCGCCGTCAACATTCACGCGATGTTTTATCTGGTGAAGGCCGCAGTTCCGCATATGCAGGCGGGCGCGTCGATCATTAATTCGACCTCTGTGAACGCTGACCAGCCAAGCCCGGCTATGGTGGCCTATGCGGCGACAAAAGGCGCGATTCAAAATTTCACAGGGGGCTTGGCGCATCTTTTGGCCAAACGCGCAATTCGTGTGAACTGCGTCGCGCCCGGACCCGTCTGGACCCCATTGCAGCCGGCGTCAAAATCCGCCGAGGATGTCGCACAATTTGGTGCAAATAGCCCAATGGGCCGTCCGGGACAGCCCGCCGAGCTGGCGTCGGCCTATGTCATGCTGGCAGATCCGATTTCCAGCTATACATCAGGTGCGACAATCGCTGTGACGGGCGGCAGACCGATGATTTAA
- a CDS encoding catalase, with protein MTRKPYESKIGNGGETQQTGGAALTTNHGIPISDNQNSLTAGQRGPTLLEDFLLREKIFHFDHERIPERIVHARGSAAHGVFTCTDPIPELSRATLFAAKGKETPVFVRFSTVAGGAGSVDTPRDVRGFAVKFYTDEGNWDLVGNNIPVFFIQDAIKFPDLIHSVKMEADRGFPQAASAHDTFWDFISLMPESLHTVIWAMSDRAIPRSLRMMEGFGVHTFKLVNAEGESHFVKFHWKPVLGTQSLVWDESAKLQGADNDYHRRDLYEAIAAGDYPSWDFAVQIFDQDFADSLPYDVLDPTKIIPEELVPLRVIGRLTLNRNPDNHFAENEQAAFLPSNVVPGIDFSDDPLLQGRLFSYLDTQKSRLGTTNFHQIPVNAPKCPYANMMRDGLMQTAVPKGRANYEPNSLDELGENPGPRPSAQGFATARQAVQGDKQRLRPQSFGDHYSQPRMYWHSMTDNERAHIASAFVFELSKVQADHVRQRVLSHLRVIDEKLGARVARGLGVALPQAATPFVAPQDLGTSAALSIQSNWHAKLEGRKVGVLIAEGSDKQALDDLIAAIEGEGGQAFIVAPKVGELQLKGGTIKADGQLAGSPSVLFDAIAMILMPKQAEALAKEAAAIAFVMDAYAHLKAIGHCKGSQVILDRAGIADGEGIGTNAQLAEMAKYRYWSREATLRDLA; from the coding sequence ATGACGCGCAAGCCCTATGAAAGCAAAATTGGAAATGGTGGCGAGACCCAGCAGACGGGTGGCGCAGCACTGACAACCAATCACGGTATACCGATATCGGATAACCAGAATTCATTGACCGCTGGCCAGCGTGGCCCCACACTTTTGGAGGACTTTCTTCTACGCGAGAAGATCTTTCATTTCGATCACGAGCGCATCCCCGAGCGCATTGTCCATGCACGCGGGTCCGCCGCCCATGGGGTGTTCACCTGCACCGATCCGATCCCGGAACTTTCCCGCGCAACTCTGTTTGCCGCAAAAGGCAAAGAGACCCCGGTCTTTGTACGCTTTTCGACGGTCGCGGGGGGCGCGGGGTCTGTTGACACACCGCGCGATGTGCGCGGCTTTGCGGTTAAGTTCTACACCGACGAGGGCAACTGGGACCTTGTCGGGAACAATATCCCCGTCTTTTTCATCCAAGACGCGATCAAGTTCCCGGATTTGATCCATTCCGTGAAGATGGAGGCGGATCGTGGATTTCCGCAGGCCGCCTCTGCTCATGACACGTTTTGGGACTTTATCTCGCTGATGCCGGAATCGCTTCATACGGTGATCTGGGCCATGTCCGACCGCGCCATTCCGCGAAGCCTGCGCATGATGGAAGGCTTTGGGGTCCATACCTTTAAGTTGGTCAATGCCGAGGGTGAAAGTCATTTTGTGAAGTTTCACTGGAAGCCGGTGCTGGGGACGCAATCGCTGGTCTGGGATGAAAGCGCAAAGCTGCAGGGTGCCGACAATGATTATCACCGGCGCGACCTCTATGAGGCTATCGCGGCAGGCGATTACCCGTCATGGGATTTCGCGGTGCAGATCTTTGACCAAGATTTCGCCGATAGCCTGCCCTATGATGTTCTCGACCCCACGAAGATTATCCCCGAAGAACTTGTGCCGCTGCGGGTGATCGGTCGCCTGACCCTCAATCGAAACCCCGACAATCATTTCGCTGAGAACGAGCAGGCGGCCTTCCTGCCCTCGAATGTCGTGCCGGGTATTGATTTTTCGGACGATCCGCTGCTGCAGGGTCGGCTTTTCAGCTATCTTGATACGCAAAAGTCGCGCCTTGGAACGACGAATTTCCACCAGATCCCGGTGAACGCCCCGAAATGTCCCTATGCCAATATGATGCGCGATGGCCTGATGCAGACCGCCGTGCCCAAAGGGCGCGCGAATTACGAACCAAATAGCCTTGATGAATTAGGCGAGAACCCCGGCCCACGTCCCAGCGCCCAGGGCTTTGCAACCGCGAGGCAGGCGGTGCAGGGTGATAAGCAGCGATTGCGGCCGCAAAGTTTCGGCGATCACTACAGCCAGCCGCGCATGTATTGGCACTCGATGACGGATAATGAACGCGCGCATATTGCGTCTGCTTTCGTCTTTGAACTGTCAAAAGTCCAGGCTGATCACGTGCGTCAGCGGGTGCTGTCGCATCTGCGGGTCATCGACGAAAAGCTTGGCGCGCGTGTGGCGCGCGGTCTGGGCGTGGCTTTGCCGCAGGCTGCCACCCCATTCGTGGCGCCGCAAGATTTGGGAACCTCGGCCGCGCTGTCAATCCAATCGAACTGGCATGCAAAGCTAGAGGGCCGCAAGGTCGGCGTGCTGATCGCCGAAGGGTCAGACAAGCAGGCGTTGGATGATCTCATTGCCGCGATCGAGGGCGAGGGCGGTCAGGCATTTATTGTGGCACCGAAGGTTGGAGAATTGCAGCTCAAGGGTGGCACGATCAAGGCAGATGGCCAGCTTGCGGGCTCCCCTTCGGTGCTGTTCGATGCGATCGCTATGATCTTGATGCCCAAGCAGGCCGAGGCGCTGGCAAAAGAGGCCGCCGCGATCGCATTTGTCATGGATGCCTATGCGCATCTGAAGGCCATCGGGCACTGCAAGGGCTCGCAAGTCATTTTGGACCGGGCGGGGATCGCAGATGGTGAAGGCATTGGCACCAACGCCCAATTGGCCGAGATGGCGAAATACCGCTATTGGTCGCGCGAAGCGACGCTGCGCGATTTGGCGTAA
- a CDS encoding DNA-3-methyladenine glycosylase → MSLPAFPPFDPSLDVCTLAKLLLGATLTVRGVVGGVIIETEAYGATDPASHSFRGPTLRNGAMFGPAGHAYVYLSYGIHVCLNVVGRPGEAVLIRALRPQWGLDHMRARRPTGPLCAGPGRLTQALNVQLSDNGRPFDGTDLALTFDDRSNKDILCGPRIGITRAKDVPWRFGLAGEPGLSRKF, encoded by the coding sequence ATGTCATTGCCCGCCTTTCCGCCGTTTGACCCCTCTTTGGATGTATGCACGCTTGCAAAGCTGTTGCTGGGCGCGACCTTGACCGTACGCGGGGTCGTCGGGGGCGTGATCATCGAGACCGAAGCCTATGGCGCAACCGATCCCGCGTCGCATAGCTTTCGCGGGCCAACCCTGCGTAATGGCGCGATGTTCGGGCCAGCGGGGCACGCTTATGTATACCTCTCTTATGGAATCCACGTCTGTCTGAATGTGGTTGGCCGGCCCGGTGAAGCGGTCCTTATCCGCGCCCTGCGGCCGCAATGGGGGCTTGATCACATGCGTGCACGGCGCCCGACAGGCCCGCTTTGCGCAGGACCGGGGCGACTGACCCAGGCGTTGAATGTCCAGCTCTCAGATAATGGCCGCCCCTTCGATGGCACCGATCTTGCGCTGACATTTGATGACAGATCGAACAAAGACATTCTTTGCGGCCCGCGCATTGGCATCACGCGGGCCAAAGATGTGCCGTGGCGTTTTGGATTGGCTGGAGAGCCGGGGCTTAGTCGAAAGTTCTGA
- the osmF gene encoding glycine betaine ABC transporter substrate-binding protein OsmF, with protein sequence MRLALASLALIGLTGAAAADVVVSSKIDTEGGVLGNIILAVLENAGIPTQDRVQLGGTPIMRQALLAGEIDIYPEYTGNAAYFFDRADEPIWQDADQAYQIAKELDFAANQIVWLTPAPANNTWGIALRQDVASANGITTFSDFSAFIRDGGTVKLAAAAEFVNSPPALPAFQTAYDFTLTADQLIVLSGGDTAATIQAAAQQTSGANAAMVYGTDGGIAFSGLQVLEDDLHVQPVYEPAPIIRSAVLDEYPQIETLLDPVFSALSLETLQMLNGRVQVEGVPAEDVARDWLTENAFID encoded by the coding sequence ATGAGACTTGCTTTGGCTTCTCTTGCGCTGATCGGCCTGACCGGTGCGGCTGCCGCCGATGTCGTTGTGTCCTCCAAAATCGACACCGAAGGCGGCGTCCTTGGCAATATCATCCTTGCGGTGCTGGAAAATGCCGGCATCCCGACGCAAGATCGCGTCCAACTGGGCGGCACACCGATCATGCGTCAGGCCCTGCTGGCGGGCGAGATCGACATCTATCCCGAATATACCGGCAATGCCGCCTATTTCTTTGATCGCGCCGATGAGCCGATCTGGCAGGACGCCGATCAGGCCTATCAGATCGCCAAAGAGCTGGATTTTGCCGCCAATCAGATCGTCTGGCTGACACCCGCGCCGGCAAATAACACCTGGGGCATTGCGCTCCGTCAGGATGTGGCAAGCGCGAATGGCATCACCACCTTTTCCGACTTTAGCGCCTTTATCCGCGACGGCGGCACGGTGAAACTTGCGGCGGCTGCCGAATTCGTAAACTCGCCGCCCGCCCTGCCTGCGTTTCAGACCGCCTATGATTTCACACTGACGGCGGATCAGCTGATTGTGCTTTCGGGCGGCGATACGGCGGCAACGATCCAGGCCGCCGCACAGCAAACCAGTGGCGCGAATGCGGCCATGGTCTATGGCACCGACGGGGGGATCGCCTTCTCGGGCCTGCAGGTGCTGGAGGATGATCTGCATGTGCAGCCGGTTTACGAGCCTGCGCCCATCATCCGCAGTGCCGTTCTGGACGAATACCCCCAGATTGAAACGCTGCTCGATCCGGTCTTTTCCGCCCTCTCGCTGGAAACGCTACAGATGCTGAACGGGCGTGTGCAGGTCGAAGGCGTTCCGGCCGAGGATGTCGCCCGTGACTGGTTGACGGAAAACGCCTTTATCGACTGA
- a CDS encoding ABC transporter permease, whose translation MPRAEAPLRLALSLGALLATLLIAGLGTTVIAADLGQYGRVSIGPALWIWLSVAGLWTADSLTRSGASELFRLCIGLGLIGVVAALAATGLFDNISVVAEYHARARTFLREINTHLFLTFGAFAAALLIGIPLGLFLHMRARWRGVTLGALTAVQTVPSIALFGLMILPLGWMANNLPLAAALGIKGIGFAPAFMALTLYALLPIVANTVSGLQAVSPSVQDAARAMGMTDRQRLWQVDVPLALPVILTGARIVLVQSIGLATVGALIGAGGLGTFVFQGLAQGAMDLVLLGALPTVILAAIIAKIFDVLIVFTAKVPS comes from the coding sequence GTGCCTCGCGCGGAAGCCCCCCTGCGCCTTGCCCTATCCCTAGGGGCGTTACTTGCGACACTGCTGATCGCGGGGCTGGGCACGACGGTGATCGCGGCAGATCTTGGGCAATATGGGCGCGTGTCCATCGGCCCGGCCCTATGGATCTGGCTGAGTGTTGCGGGGCTTTGGACGGCAGATAGCCTGACACGCAGCGGCGCGTCCGAGCTGTTCCGCCTGTGCATCGGGCTTGGGTTGATCGGCGTGGTTGCGGCTTTGGCCGCCACGGGACTGTTCGACAACATATCGGTGGTCGCGGAGTATCACGCCCGCGCCCGCACCTTCCTGCGCGAGATTAATACCCATCTCTTCCTGACATTTGGCGCATTCGCGGCCGCGCTTTTGATCGGTATCCCGCTGGGGCTGTTCCTGCATATGCGCGCAAGATGGCGCGGCGTAACATTGGGCGCGCTGACGGCGGTTCAGACCGTGCCATCGATTGCGCTGTTTGGACTGATGATCCTGCCGCTGGGTTGGATGGCGAATAACCTGCCCTTGGCTGCGGCCCTCGGGATCAAAGGCATCGGGTTTGCGCCTGCATTCATGGCACTGACACTTTATGCACTGCTCCCCATCGTGGCGAATACGGTCAGCGGCCTGCAAGCCGTCAGCCCGTCGGTGCAGGATGCGGCACGCGCGATGGGAATGACGGATCGCCAGCGTCTGTGGCAGGTCGATGTGCCGCTTGCCTTGCCTGTCATCTTGACCGGCGCCCGGATCGTGCTGGTGCAATCCATCGGCCTTGCGACTGTTGGCGCGCTGATTGGCGCGGGCGGGCTTGGCACGTTCGTCTTTCAAGGCCTTGCGCAGGGGGCGATGGATTTGGTGCTGCTGGGGGCGCTGCCGACGGTCATTCTTGCCGCAATCATTGCCAAGATTTTTGATGTGCTGATCGTTTTTACCGCAAAGGTGCCGTCATGA
- a CDS encoding ABC transporter ATP-binding protein gives MIEIRNLTKSFGDMRAVDDVSLTLERGSITAIVGTSGSGKSTLLRMVNRLVEPDGGEVLLNGQSTRSVPQAALCRQMGYVIQDHGLFPHWTVRRNIGTVPQLLGWQRARIDARVDEVMRLLQLDPSIFAGRYPHELSGGQSQRVGVARAIAAAPDVLLMDEPFGALDPVIRADAQQVLRDVHRASGTTILMVTHDMGEAMLLADRIAVMDAGRIVQCDAPDRIITHPANAFVRALITESERAFRHLALLPAAPLITDMPAAGEALPRNSTLAAVLAAMIWSGRSQVPMADDTGQVIGSIELSDVIQAGRPT, from the coding sequence ATGATTGAAATTCGGAACCTGACCAAAAGTTTTGGCGATATGCGCGCGGTCGATGATGTGTCGCTTACACTCGAGCGCGGCTCGATCACCGCGATTGTCGGCACCTCGGGCTCGGGCAAGTCCACGCTTTTGCGCATGGTCAACCGCTTGGTTGAACCCGATGGCGGAGAGGTTCTGCTGAACGGCCAATCGACCCGATCCGTGCCGCAGGCAGCGCTATGCCGCCAGATGGGATATGTGATCCAGGATCACGGCCTGTTCCCGCATTGGACCGTGCGCCGCAATATCGGCACCGTGCCGCAACTGCTAGGCTGGCAGCGGGCGCGTATAGATGCACGCGTTGACGAGGTCATGCGACTGCTGCAGCTTGACCCAAGTATCTTTGCCGGTCGCTATCCGCATGAGCTTTCCGGCGGCCAGTCGCAGCGTGTGGGCGTCGCCCGCGCGATTGCAGCCGCGCCGGATGTGCTGCTGATGGACGAGCCGTTCGGGGCGCTGGACCCTGTCATTCGCGCCGATGCACAGCAGGTGCTGCGCGATGTGCATCGCGCCTCTGGAACCACAATCCTGATGGTCACCCATGATATGGGCGAGGCGATGCTGCTGGCGGACCGGATTGCCGTGATGGATGCGGGACGGATCGTGCAATGCGATGCGCCGGACCGTATTATCACCCATCCGGCGAATGCCTTTGTCCGGGCGCTGATCACGGAGAGCGAGCGCGCCTTTCGCCACCTTGCCCTGCTGCCTGCAGCCCCGCTGATCACCGATATGCCCGCCGCGGGCGAGGCTCTACCCCGAAACAGCACACTTGCAGCAGTGCTTGCTGCGATGATCTGGTCTGGCCGCAGCCAAGTCCCGATGGCAGACGATACGGGGCAAGTGATTGGCAGTATTGAGTTATCCGACGTTATACAGGCGGGGCGCCCGACATGA
- a CDS encoding ABC transporter permease — translation MRRYIGLILGMIITAAMIIWPPLFSPLIGLVAPANGPVLYDRSSMMALTLSHIGMVAFAVLPATLLAVAVAALVNRPAGAPFLPIARSLVNLGQTIPPVAVLALCVPLMGFGTWPTITALFLYSLLPIFENALAGLRGVPTATRLSARAMGMSELQIFWRLDLPLAAPLIIAGIRIAAVIAISTATIGSTVAASSLGEVIIAGLNLNNQAFILQGALLTAALALIIHGSLGVLAACFQYRGVRSD, via the coding sequence ATGAGACGCTACATCGGCCTTATCCTTGGCATGATCATCACCGCAGCCATGATCATCTGGCCGCCGCTCTTCTCGCCCCTCATCGGTCTGGTTGCGCCGGCGAATGGCCCCGTTCTGTATGATCGCAGCAGCATGATGGCGCTGACATTGTCCCATATCGGCATGGTGGCCTTTGCGGTCCTTCCGGCAACGCTTCTCGCCGTTGCGGTGGCGGCTCTGGTGAACCGTCCGGCGGGTGCGCCGTTTCTGCCCATCGCGCGTTCGCTGGTCAATCTGGGGCAAACCATCCCCCCTGTTGCCGTGCTGGCGCTTTGCGTGCCGCTGATGGGTTTCGGAACATGGCCGACGATTACGGCGCTTTTCCTCTATAGCCTTTTGCCCATTTTCGAGAATGCGCTGGCAGGGCTGCGCGGTGTTCCCACCGCAACACGACTATCGGCGCGCGCGATGGGCATGTCCGAATTGCAGATCTTTTGGCGCCTCGACCTGCCCCTTGCCGCCCCGCTGATCATCGCCGGCATCCGCATCGCAGCGGTCATTGCCATATCGACGGCGACCATCGGCTCGACCGTCGCGGCAAGCAGCCTTGGCGAGGTGATTATCGCGGGGCTGAACCTGAACAATCAGGCCTTCATCTTGCAAGGCGCGCTTTTAACCGCAGCGCTTGCCCTGATCATCCACGGATCGCTGGGCGTTTTGGCCGCATGTTTTCAGTACAGAGGCGTGAGGTCTGATTAG
- a CDS encoding PRC-barrel domain-containing protein: protein MDHTRHIRLNDTELTEAVLNGATIYGPADEKIGHVSEVHGQGSGAHVVVDIGGFLGIGAKPVALLASDLDFMRDEDNTVHALTRWTKDELKALPEHRH, encoded by the coding sequence ATGGACCATACCAGACATATCCGCCTGAACGACACCGAGCTGACCGAGGCTGTGCTGAATGGTGCAACCATCTACGGCCCCGCAGACGAGAAGATCGGCCATGTATCCGAAGTACACGGTCAAGGCAGCGGCGCGCATGTCGTTGTCGACATCGGTGGCTTTTTGGGCATTGGCGCAAAGCCCGTCGCCTTACTGGCAAGCGATCTGGATTTCATGCGTGACGAGGACAATACCGTTCATGCACTGACCCGCTGGACCAAGGACGAGCTAAAGGCACTGCCCGAGCATCGTCACTGA
- a CDS encoding RidA family protein, whose translation MKTLAVAAAIALGFAGTATAEVIRHTTPGSTFPILRAVEIPPDATLVYLSGVVPGVTNEAAAPNTPEAFGDTEAQTVSVLNRITANLTDLGMTMGDVVKMQVYLVADDSGAMDFQGFMDGYVQFFGTDAQPNLPTRSVFEVAGLANPNWLVEIEVVAVRSE comes from the coding sequence ATGAAAACGCTTGCTGTCGCCGCCGCGATCGCGCTTGGCTTTGCTGGCACGGCCACTGCCGAAGTGATCCGCCACACCACGCCCGGATCGACTTTTCCGATCCTGCGCGCTGTTGAAATTCCGCCTGATGCGACGCTGGTTTATCTCAGCGGTGTGGTGCCGGGCGTCACGAACGAGGCCGCAGCCCCGAACACCCCCGAGGCCTTTGGCGATACCGAGGCGCAGACGGTTTCGGTTCTGAACCGCATCACCGCCAATCTGACCGACCTTGGCATGACGATGGGCGATGTGGTGAAAATGCAGGTCTATCTGGTCGCCGACGATAGCGGTGCGATGGATTTCCAAGGGTTCATGGATGGCTATGTCCAATTCTTTGGCACGGATGCCCAACCCAACCTGCCGACCCGCTCGGTCTTTGAGGTCGCGGGTCTCGCCAATCCCAACTGGCTGGTCGAGATCGAGGTCGTCGCCGTGCGCAGCGAGTAA
- a CDS encoding c-type cytochrome, producing MRSLVLIAASCILATATAAAADDSQRWFESGSKLTQQTGEGIYNAVCAGCHMPDGAGAVGAASIPRLPVTLR from the coding sequence ATGCGCAGCCTCGTTTTGATCGCAGCAAGCTGCATCCTTGCCACCGCTACGGCCGCTGCCGCCGATGACAGCCAACGTTGGTTCGAAAGCGGCTCAAAGCTGACGCAGCAAACCGGCGAAGGCATCTATAATGCCGTTTGCGCGGGCTGCCACATGCCCGATGGCGCAGGGGCGGTGGGGGCGGCCTCTATCCCGCGCTTGCCGGTAACGCTGCGCTGA
- a CDS encoding flavin monoamine oxidase family protein has translation MDERSAQQVAQTADTPPTRRQFLTMVGALGGAAVMYQVMGMMGMAHASPYAGKIDLGSAPPNTKVLVLGAGIAGMVAAMELRDAGYEVEVIEFRDVAGGRCWTLRAGDTYEELGGFVQTVDFAEGNYFNPGPWRVPYNHYGILDYCRRLGVEMEALIQINNNSYLHSATKFDGKPIRYREINSDFRGHISDLLSKVTNQGLLDEVLSDADKTNLLAGLRTFGGLDADNAYLQSNNASARRGYERAPGGGVDGAPIANDPIELSTLLDSGLWRSLATSEALNGSMPIFQPKGGMDMIARAMAANLGDLVKYNKRVIRINQDDSQVTVTYQDMDNGGAEVTTTAPYCVCTIPFSILSKIEHDFSDPLWEVIDSMYYASSIKVGIEFKRRFWEEDEHIYGGTTYTDLPIAQISYPSNDYLSNKPGVLLAAYAWGATAYQFSSMAPEERIQRTLDFGAQIHPQMHDEFKAGVAVAWHRVPWTHGCYGQWRDKEAQYQDAVAMDRRVVMAGEHLSYLPAWMEGAVLSSLDAITRLHAVATANAGEQ, from the coding sequence ATGGATGAAAGATCCGCGCAGCAGGTTGCGCAAACCGCCGACACCCCCCCGACAAGACGACAGTTTTTGACCATGGTTGGCGCCCTGGGCGGCGCGGCTGTGATGTATCAGGTCATGGGGATGATGGGCATGGCGCATGCCTCGCCCTATGCCGGTAAAATCGATCTGGGCAGTGCGCCGCCCAATACCAAAGTGCTGGTGCTGGGCGCGGGCATCGCAGGCATGGTCGCCGCGATGGAGCTGCGCGATGCCGGTTATGAGGTCGAGGTGATCGAGTTCCGTGACGTGGCCGGCGGCCGGTGCTGGACGCTGCGCGCGGGCGACACCTATGAAGAACTGGGCGGCTTCGTCCAGACCGTCGATTTCGCTGAGGGCAACTATTTCAACCCCGGCCCGTGGCGCGTCCCCTATAACCACTATGGTATTTTGGACTATTGCCGCCGCCTCGGCGTCGAGATGGAGGCGCTGATCCAGATCAATAACAATTCCTATCTGCATTCCGCGACAAAGTTTGACGGCAAGCCGATCCGCTATCGCGAGATCAATTCGGATTTCCGCGGCCATATCTCGGATCTGCTGTCCAAGGTCACGAACCAGGGCCTGCTGGACGAGGTGCTGAGCGACGCCGACAAGACCAACCTGCTGGCGGGCCTGCGCACCTTTGGCGGGCTGGATGCGGATAACGCCTATCTGCAGTCGAACAACGCCAGCGCGCGGCGCGGCTATGAGCGCGCCCCGGGTGGCGGTGTGGACGGCGCGCCGATCGCGAACGATCCGATCGAACTTTCCACGCTTCTGGACTCCGGCCTGTGGCGCTCGCTTGCCACCAGCGAGGCGCTGAACGGCTCGATGCCGATCTTCCAGCCCAAAGGCGGCATGGATATGATTGCCCGCGCGATGGCGGCGAACCTTGGCGATCTGGTCAAATACAACAAACGCGTCATCCGGATCAATCAGGACGACAGCCAAGTTACCGTGACCTATCAGGACATGGACAACGGCGGCGCCGAGGTCACGACAACCGCGCCTTACTGCGTTTGCACGATCCCCTTCTCGATCCTCAGCAAGATCGAGCACGACTTCTCGGACCCGCTGTGGGAGGTCATCGACTCGATGTACTATGCCTCCTCGATCAAGGTTGGGATCGAATTCAAGCGCCGCTTCTGGGAAGAGGACGAGCATATTTACGGCGGGACGACCTATACCGATTTGCCCATCGCGCAGATCTCGTATCCGTCGAACGATTATCTGTCGAACAAGCCGGGCGTGCTGCTGGCCGCCTATGCCTGGGGCGCGACGGCCTATCAGTTCTCGTCCATGGCGCCCGAGGAACGCATCCAGCGGACGCTGGATTTTGGCGCACAGATCCACCCGCAAATGCATGACGAGTTCAAAGCAGGCGTTGCCGTTGCATGGCACCGCGTGCCGTGGACACATGGCTGCTATGGCCAGTGGCGCGATAAAGAGGCGCAATATCAAGACGCTGTCGCGATGGACCGCCGCGTCGTCATGGCGGGCGAGCATCTGTCCTATCTGCCCGCATGGATGGAGGGGGCCGTGCTGTCGTCGCTGGACGCCATCACCCGCCTGCACGCCGTCGCAACCGCCAATGCAGGAGAGCAATAA